The Dioscorea cayenensis subsp. rotundata cultivar TDr96_F1 chromosome 8, TDr96_F1_v2_PseudoChromosome.rev07_lg8_w22 25.fasta, whole genome shotgun sequence genome segment ttcAAACAACAAATCCTGACTGTAAGGTTCAATGCTTGCATCTGCATGAGGAATTGATGTTATTGAAAGGAACGTGTGCTTGTTCTCAATTGCATCTCCTATGGGACAGTTATCACGAGTTTGATTTCTTCCATTGCGGTTATCATCATCCATGAAGCTACTGCTTGTGTCAGGAAATGGTTGTATGCGGCTTCTGTGAATCATGTGACCAATTTCTCTTCTTTGATAATGATCAGAAGCAAACATTTGCAAATTAGTCTGCTTTCTTGTTGGAGCAAATTTACCGCTCGGCATAGGATTGGCATTGTGGCTCACACTTCTCTTCAGTATGAGACCTTTATGGTCCACGCTTCTTCTAGATGTATTGGATATAGAAAGCACCGATGCATTATTTTGTAAGGAATGGCTGGATTGTAAGACTTGCTTTCCTTCATTTGTGGCTGAGTTTCTAGCCACAAATTCAAGCTGCGAAGGTTCATGTGTTATATTCACTGAAGTTGGACATCCAAGAGCATCTTTCAGAGCATTTGAGATGAGTTCTTCAGACATATCAGTGGCAACTGGTTTCATAATAACCAGATGTACAATGGCGTTGACTGTCAGGTTCATAAGCAAAGAACTTccagttaaaaaaagaaaatttgcatAAAGAAATTATATCAGCTATAAAATATGAAGAGAAATGTATAATAACCTCTTGAAAGAGTCAAAGATATAAGCTTTGCTTGACTGTGCAAGAATTCTCCCAAGTCTTTGTTGTCGATCCTTTCCAGTATATCATGCCATACTTCCTCCatattaatatgttttatttttgtatgcaGGTCTAGCGCATGTGAGCTACGTTTCTCTGAGGTTGGGTCTGTGGAACCATCAACATGATTGAAATAAGGAGTCGTACTGACAGATGTTGGCTCAAATCTGCTTCTCGGTGCAGAATTCGTATCTGCACCGGTGAATAAAATTTGTCTAAAAGAGGAAATTTTAATGGAATGCGTAAATTTGTTTTGCAGAATTCTATTTAGGTGAGATGTACCTGCTGGATTTGTGAATTCAGTTAACACAGTATCAGGAGCAATGCCGTTTGACCTACCCTCTGATGCAATCTGCAACAAAGCAGCACTAACCCATGTAGTGTGGTCATGTGAATTGGAAAAGAGTTGCTTCTCTGTTTCAACGAGTGTTCTCAAAGTGTTGCACAGTTTCTTCAGTTGTCTATTCCCTGGAATGCATTCCTTTTAAAGTAAAATCTTAACAGAAGTATATTGATGCATGGCTAAATTTACAACTTACTGATCTGAGAATGGTCTTGCATAGAAGAGGAAGAATTTCCAGCAAGAGTTTCTGTGACAAGAGATGCTAATTGCGATACAACAGTCCTTGGTTCGATTCCGCATGCAATCAACTCTCCTGTGCGTCTCATCGCTTCAATTATATCTCCGGACAAAGTCGCCTCAAGTAATTGTGTTAGTTTGTCATGTGGTGCCAGACCCAGCTACAGCAGAAAGATTTGAATAAATGCTGtaaacttaaaaaaacatatgcaaACGCAAACATAATGTGTGAGCAAAGTTTACCCACAATCTGCTGGACCATGGAAGCAGTGATTCTTTGGCCTAAGAGTGCCAACTGATCAAGTAAGTTTTCGGCTTCTCTTAGATTGCCATTGGCCTTTCTGGCGATAAGTGTCAGAGCATCATTCTTGATCTCAATGCCCTCCTGTGCAACGATCTTTGCAAGTTTCAGTGAGATATCCGAGTCTGTGAGCTTTTGGAAGTTGAATTTCTGACAACGAGATGAAATACCTCTGGGAACAAGACTGGCATCCTCAGTGATCATAATGAAAACCATCATCCCATGTCCCTTCTCTTCAATATCCTGAAGCTCAACCCATGAATCTTCGGACAGAGAATGACACTCATCTATGACAAACACTTTGTAGCCGGAGATTGTTTCCGTAAAAGAGGTGCTTTGGAGCAGTGTCCTTATCTTCTCAAAACCAGAATTTCTCTTCCCAGAGCATAGTTCTGCAGTGTACAAACTCCGATAGCACCCATCACAGACAGAGCAGGGTTTTGAATATGATGTGGAATTACAATTCAGAGCCATGCTGAAAATCTTGGCAGTTGACGTCTTGCCCGAGCCTCCTGGGCCATAAAAGAGATACATAGTTGAAATTCTCTTCATTTGTGCGGCATTTGCCAATGCCTTAATGATCATGCCATGCCCAATGATATCTGCAAACACTTTGGGCTGATATGCATGGCTCAATCCTCCTCCATTACCTCCTacttgctgctgctgctgctgctgctccaGTGACTTTTCTTTAAGCTGTGACCTTGTGATTTCGTGCGCTTGAATGCCAGCATCATTCTGTATTTGAACTGCATTTGTATCATCCACATGGCAACTGCAGTTTGGATATTGAAGATCTGTTTGAGAACAAAAGGTGTAATTGTGAGATCTTTGGTCTTTATTGAATGTGGTGGGGCATTTTCTTGTTGAGACACTGCTGGATCTTCGAAATTGCATGTCTGTGCTCTGCTCCTCGTGTTGCATAGTTTTTCAGGGAAGATGGTCAGAGTGGTCGTGGTGGTTTTGGTGGTTGTTTGTTGCTCAATGCTCTCAGGAGAGCTGCGGTAGATGAGGTACATCACTAATCAATGACTAATTGCATGTTcaatataattgtttatttgataaCGCATCCACGAGTGggtaagagaaaaaaatatgtaataaaacCAATATTCGATAATAAATGTCGTAATCATACGATGCTCATCTTcactaaaatgaaaaatagatatattaaaATAACTTGACAGGCAAAATGAACGAGTTCTGTAATTTTTCTATCTTCCATTCATTTTCAGTTCCAGTCACCTCCTCATCTCCTAATTCCTTTCATTCTACCAATGAATTATTTAGAATAATTTGCAAATCTGAATCGGCTAATTATTCTCTAATAGCATCTGATCCTGTCGAGATTTCTCGATTTCGTAATGTCTCGAAGCTTtgagtaataaaaaaaagtgggaTGCTAAGTGATTTTGCAAAATCAAGGACAAATATTAAACTTTAGCtggaaaattatcaatttaacaTTCCCTTCCAAAGTTGATTTTATGATAGTCATAAAATTAAATGGAAAGACGAACTTATGAGTATGTATGTACTTCAATGATCAAAAAACAGTTCTTTGGCAAGGACCATAATGCATTTTCATATTAAGTTTACATATCATTGTTACACTTCCACCTATATTTAACTATAACAACATAaggttttaataaataattatagaaTTAAATGTGAAAGCCTCATTGTATCATGGTGCGAGAGAGTCAAGCTGAAATACATGCTGACGGGGTCTTTTGCAGGCCGGTCTTTATATAAACATCATCCAGaaagcttatttttttatctttttcttcaatatatCTTGGCCGGCCTTGTtcactatttttcaattgaaggaATCATCACTGCCATTTGTTACCATTTTATAgcataataaacaattattgAGTCGGTGACATCAAGTTGATAGATCAGTATATATTAATCTTAGTATATAATATTGATATAgatgttgataagtgctaacCGGGTGATGGTCAAGTTGATaatgattgaaaataattttagttattagTGTACCTCACTATCATGGATCCGCTGTGAGCAATTATGCAAGGGCGAACTTACCATTGCATCATGTCCAAATAGTGTTAGTTTATAAGGCAAGAATATTAGTTATGACTCAGAAGTGTCCATGCTTACACTGCGAGTttgttctttatattttttttctttgaaaatatattgaaaatgttttctatttgttaatagattaaatatttttttcataaataaattgtttgattttagtttttttttaaacattcaatttgttaataatttctATTATATAGAGTACATAATAATAAGttggaataaaaatatcaaagttgGAATAAGAATATAGAGTACATAaattaggaatttttttatatgaataaattacaaCAGAATTTGTTTTCTATTATGATTGCATATTGCTCTAAGGAGGGAATATTTGTAGTTAACTTGGTATCTTGAGTTTCAGTTACTGCAATAGTTGAGTTGTGAGATCTTCTGAAGCTATTTATGCATATCTTTTTTCCCTAATTCTGTAATCTTGGATTCTCTCATTTAGTTTATACTTTTCTTTAAGTTAGACAGAACTACATTCGAATCTACAAGCTATTTTTTTGCAATCTCAGAATTTGTAGTGTTTATATCAACGTTGAGAGTTTCTTGAGCATCTTGGAGAATTGTATGTAGGTATATTCCTTGTGTTTCAATTCTTATTTGCTATATCTTTTCAGCCTGTAGtagaataatttattaatcttaGTTGGTTTATGATAAGAATTTCAAGCGAAGATGTTATTTGATAATCAATACGAATCATTATGTTATAATAACTTATCCATAGAGTAATTTATTGTTAGATTCtcttgtaaataataataacattgaaaattttgttttgcattttattttatatttattcataaatcTGCAAGTATTATAGGTGTATTAAACATTTGGGAATTTAAATACATATCatagttaatattattttttattcatacaAAATCACAACACTTACCTCTAGTTACTCATCAGTTTTCTTTTGTACTTCAATTTCATAGCTCAAAGATTTAGTGAATGTAATTTCATTTGCTTTCTTTTGTATTTCAATTTGATAGCTCAATGATTTAGTGATTGGGGTTTCATTATATCTGAATAAAAAACATGTCAAAATTCATGCATTATCcatcatttttatttgagaatttaacATGTGAATTATAATGCAATGAATGTTATTAGGAAGGAGATAGCTAAAGCGAAACGTTTTGACATATAAGTTGCAAACAAAAGTTGATGAGGATTAAAGTGGATGTTCGATTAACTTCCCGCAATAGATGTTATTAGGAAGGAGATAGCTGAAGCGAAACGTTTTGACATATAAGTTGCAAACAAAAGTTGATGAGGATTAATGTGGATGTTAGATTGACttcctgcaagtgcatggggtcaTCAAATAGTACCTTGTGTGTCACACAGGGGTTGTATTCCATGGGACTAagaagctacccttacttcctttttactttttgtttaacATACAACTTCTAGTGCAAGTGTTCTAAGCTatgaaaaagattaaaaagaattaaagtgGAGTGTCTACACGCCGGGGTGAATGAGTGAAAACCCTAGGGAAGAAGATGGTCACAGAAGCGGATCcccttggggctactaaagctagaaggatgctagagtTACAAGACAATGGTGGTTTGGTACAAGAGACTCCTAAAATAGGGTAATCCCGAATCCCTCAgtgattaacccctaatcccatacgagtattagttcggaatctcttccgaccaaattatcctatgattgcattaaggctagggaaatctctaattagggtcaaacacaatatctaggttcatccctaattgttggaggggtacaaattaCCCGAATCCCTCGGCGTATTCATACAAGGatccctttcaagctaagtGAATATAATACAAGGGCACATGCCGCTCATCCATGACCAACCTAAAAATTGAACCATAGAGTTCTCACGCAATCTAATACATCAATGAACCcaaagcttgaaccacaaactaaaCCAAATGCATTCAAAGTACTCAAAGCATCCAAACAAGCAAGTTCACCcaaaggttcaccggcatccggtgaccttggggtttagccgtCAATACAACCAAATATTACAATCAAAGTCatagaaacaactaaaataagCATAACGAACACTCCCTCGAACACTAGAAACAAATGGGGAGTCGGAAAGCATGGAAAGCTTCCATGGACAAAATAATGGGAGATACTTCCCTCATTATCTTCAAGCTTCCTCAAGTAAGATTGAAGAAGGATATTGCCAAAATGTGCATCTCCACTCGATTTCCACCTCAAAAAGTTTTCAATTATGATCCTCCACCTTGGACTTAGCCTTGGATGGTTGGAGAGACAAGTTGACGGATGGTTATGTGATGtataaattatgcaaatatataataagcatgcaagtatgtacttaatactacaattggtccatgataccgcaagtgtacgagttgtcaagtaatacctcgtgggtgagcacgagagTCGTATTTTTCAAGGAACGGCGAGAGGATCCTATTATTTCCTTTTCAcataatcaatagcctaatggtttacgctctttctttagtttacttgtacaacactattaaacaatacaattggagacgtCGTTAGGCTCACTTAGAAAGAGTTGGGAGTATTTACTATACTcatattgattattaattatgataggcgttaagtGTCAATTGTGTTCTAAGGTCTAACTGTGGAAACTCAAAGAcctactagtcccaataagCCATGGTGACTAAGTCttaatcactaggaacttaagattgAATCTCTTTGACCCCAGcatcctatgtttgccttaagtgtggGATCCCtaaatttagagaaaactaaGGTATTTATAATGATCGGTTCCGCTACGGTCTCACCATAGGCGTTGTGAtacccgtggtgagtaagttgttgcttggccTCCAAGTCGTGTCCTGGCATGGTTTTTGGGCATTATGTGTCTTGACAATGGTCGTGATGGTCTTCACAATCGCTGTTGTGAACCCATTGTGGCTTTTGTGTTGCTTCTGGTGGTTCCATGCTGCCACAGCTTGATCACAGCAATGTTAAGTATAGACAAATGGTGTGGTATGTTTCTATAATGGGTGTTGTGAGTCGTGGTgcagccttgattcagcaacttgcttcattttagCTTAAAACACCCCCAAATTAGCttctttttccctaaaaaaagaaataagagtcattgtgaacaaaagaatgaaatttcatcctAATAAGGtgataaacaagtaaaatttcatgctaaatgcattgtaaattatatagaaaatatggtcATTTTATCACTTATCACAAGTGTAGAAGAAACCTCCCCCATAAAATGCCTTAAAAAcccttttaaaattttctcagGTTTTCTTCATGGCCTACCTTGCCAGCACAAGGATGCCCACAAggccttcaagaattttgcggGCATTCTACCACAGGATTTTTGCTAGCACAAGGATGCCCACTACAGTATTTCTGCGGTAGTACTGGTACGAAAACCTCCAACTATCTTGCGGGCATTCTCATGGCCGCATGGTTGCTCGCAAGGAGAACCTGAGGCTTTACCATTTCTTCATTCCTCTATGccacagtacttgctacaatgttgctatagTGCCCAGAGCTCTACATTGCCCAGGCTTTATCATTTCTTCCTAAATTGCAttatcaagctcatcttggttTCTTGGAGGCATGTAACATGAATggaaccaattaaaccacacatagggcattgattcatcaatatatacatgaatagtGCTAAACTTATACGTATAAAATATCTACATTTAGGTGCTTATCAAACATCCGCACACCTAAGcgttttcttgtcctcaagcaaacaaacatgaaggaTAGGGACAAGATGATAAACAGCTAAATGTATGCCCTAAAGCTAAAAAGTGAAGAACTCCACAAGAACAAGCGAAATGAAATCAAGATAGTGAGTTGTAATGCAAGAAACCAAGTAAAGATGGTCCCTTTTGTCACGCCCCATCCCGtgggtcccacacatgacaaCTCAGGGAAGGTCAAACACCTACCTCGATCCCAGATCGTTGTAAGGCTAACCTGTTCCCTGTACAAAACTACTATAATAACAAGAAACGTTTTAACAATACAACATACACAAATATTCCTCCACATGCACATCCATTTAATACAAGATATGATACATAGATAATCATAACATGAAGTTCATAATGACAATGATAACAAAAACTCCAAATAGATAGTGTACCTCTCATACACAACATGGATCCGATtgacatataaaaatattcaaagaaGGAAGATACACATTAGGGTTTGataacatcctagtggatcccTGATATTATATGTCAAGGAAACAAGGTAACATACACGACTCAAAATGAAAATGCAAGCACAACTCTTCCCAAGCACTTCACACTCTACCCTAATGTTGTGCTATCACCTGGGAGGGAAAAGAAAGGgggtgagtaactaggttactcagtgaggggctaaacatggaactataTCTCATAcatcatgaaataaaaatacaatgtcAAAAATGTGTTTCGATCCTcaaaatatctaatatattttaaatagcaAGTATGATATGAGAAGTTATGTTTGCATGGATGAAATACTTGATAAAGCCctttaaatcatcatgatatccatacaagtatgaaatccaaattcatacatttgtttaataactcatagttcaaaatgtttaaaaataaataaatcaacaattaaaacaatCGATAGTATTACAAATAGCCTCGAAAACTCTCCCTCGATAACCGTGGCCTCAGTTAGatcaggagccaccaagatatGCGTATCTTGGCATTGGCCGTTGGAGAGCTCATATCTATCGTAGGTGAATCAAGCTTGCAATTAAAAAGAAtaccccatccccacacctagagacatacattgccctcaatgtacattaagCAGTAGTACATggtgaaaaataacaaattaatacaaGGAGATGGTGTAAGGAAACTTCCCCATTTTCGGTAAAAATTGTGCAGTACATGGATGAACATGGGGTAAGTTTCATTCTTAAGGGTTAGTGAGAGTGAAGCTCCTTTCATAATAATGCTGCAAAGATCAAGAAGCCAATCACAACTCAAAACTCATAAATGGGGAGAAGCACAAGAAAGAGTACTACAATAACAAAGTTTGTCAAGAACTAAACCCTTTCTAACTACAAAGTACAGAATAACAAGTATGaccacaaaatacaacaaaacaaCTGGAATactaacaaaaacaagaaactcATGCATGTTAGAGAATCAAAAGAAGTGCTATGTGTTGGGAGGAAAAGGCGGTGCCATGGATGTGGTGGCTGCAGAAGTGGTGCTACCGGATGAAGAAGACCCTCGTATGAACGATAGGACCTAGGCCATGTCCCTAGACATCTACTGTAGTATCGGGAAGAACTCCTGCTATCCTTTGTAGAGGGACTTTATATCTCGCTTCATCTCCTGAAAACGCTACTCAACTACCTTGGGAGTGTCATCTAACTCAGACTGTCTCCTCTGAGGGATTAGTATCATGTTCTCCCAAAGCCTATGGTCGGGCAAGAACATATGTACCATCTCATTTCTCCACTATCCCGTTGGAAACCAAAGTCAACATCCCAAGTGGGGAAGTGTCACCAACAACACATGCATGCTTGGAGTGTGATCAATCAATCTCATACATCGAACCAGACGTGTAATGTAAGGTCCGATAAAAATAGCCCTAAGGAGTATTAATTGTCCCTAATGTCAGAACAAGCTAGCAAAAGGATGTCCTAAGTGAATTGGGTAGCACTCAAAGATGGTGTATAACATCAAGAGATCAGAGCGCGACACAACTCCTGTTGAATCAAGTCTACCCCCAATGCTCCTAGTCAGGAGGGCATGAATGTAATGATGAGCGGGGTTGGACATTTGGGatgtcttctttttccttaaccCTATGATGGTATCCTAATATGTAGCAAGTGATATGTGTGATGGGAAATCCACTAACAGATAGTGAAATTTGGGTATTTGTGTGTGTCGAATAAACAGCCAATTGTGTATGAGTTATGTTGTGCTTCTTCCCAAATGCTTGAAATGATAGTGTTCCTCTTTGCTGAACAAAGTTGGAGTGCTTGACTACCTTTATTGTTCTTAGGACTTCGAGAGTGAGCTCACGATAAGTAGGTTCATCAATGGAGAAGATCTTGTCCCATCCATCATGTGAGATGTACTCTAAAATGACACTGGCCAAACCCAATGCTTCTAAGTTATTCCGATCAATTTTCCAGGTGATGCCAAAGGGTTTATGCACCAACAAATCATATCTTGTCTTGTGTGATTTTTGCTTGAAGCATGGTTCACCAATGGTAGGTGTATCATCCTTCCTTGCTATCTTTGAAACAGTGCATTTGGTCGGTATTCCTATAAGACAAGATACACAAAATTAAACcataactaaaaataacaagGGTTTAGT includes the following:
- the LOC120267758 gene encoding protein STICHEL-like 3 isoform X2, with product MQHEEQSTDMQFRRSSSVSTRKCPTTFNKDQRSHNYTFCSQTDLQYPNCSCHVDDTNAVQIQNDAGIQAHEITRSQLKEKSLEQQQQQQQVGGNGGGLSHAYQPKVFADIIGHGMIIKALANAAQMKRISTMYLFYGPGGSGKTSTAKIFSMALNCNSTSYSKPCSVCDGCYRSLYTAELCSGKRNSGFEKIRTLLQSTSFTETISGYKVFVIDECHSLSEDSWVELQDIEEKGHGMMVFIMITEDASLVPRGISSRCQKFNFQKLTDSDISLKLAKIVAQEGIEIKNDALTLIARKANGNLREAENLLDQLALLGQRITASMVQQILGLAPHDKLTQLLEATLSGDIIEAMRRTGELIACGIEPRTVVSQLASLVTETLAGNSSSSMQDHSQIRNRQLKKLCNTLRTLVETEKQLFSNSHDHTTWVSAALLQIASEGRSNGIAPDTVLTEFTNPADPTSEKRSSHALDLHTKIKHINMEEVWHDILERIDNKDLGEFLHSQAKLISLTLSRVNAIVHLVIMKPVATDMSEELISNALKDALGCPTSVNITHEPSQLEFVARNSATNEGKQVLQSSHSLQNNASVLSISNTSRRSVDHKGLILKRSVSHNANPMPSGKFAPTRKQTNLQMFASDHYQRREIGHMIHRSRIQPFPDTSSSFMDDDNRNGRNQTRDNCPIGDAIENKHTFLSITSIPHADASIEPYSQDLLFEEAQIDRQQQGRNYFSNSRQNSNNKTYGGLYGSWSCTDIFCPNEKTGKKKPITKK
- the LOC120267758 gene encoding protein STICHEL-like 3 isoform X1; translation: MQHEEQSTDMQFRRSSSVSTRKCPTTFNKDQRSHNYTFCSQTDLQYPNCSCHVDDTNAVQIQNDAGIQAHEITRSQLKEKSLEQQQQQQQVGGNGGGLSHAYQPKVFADIIGHGMIIKALANAAQMKRISTMYLFYGPGGSGKTSTAKIFSMALNCNSTSYSKPCSVCDGCYRSLYTAELCSGKRNSGFEKIRTLLQSTSFTETISGYKVFVIDECHSLSEDSWVELQDIEEKGHGMMVFIMITEDASLVPRGISSRCQKFNFQKLTDSDISLKLAKIVAQEGIEIKNDALTLIARKANGNLREAENLLDQLALLGQRITASMVQQILGLAPHDKLTQLLEATLSGDIIEAMRRTGELIACGIEPRTVVSQLASLVTETLAGNSSSSMQDHSQIRNRQLKKLCNTLRTLVETEKQLFSNSHDHTTWVSAALLQIASEGRSNGIAPDTVLTEFTNPADTNSAPRSRFEPTSVSTTPYFNHVDGSTDPTSEKRSSHALDLHTKIKHINMEEVWHDILERIDNKDLGEFLHSQAKLISLTLSRVNAIVHLVIMKPVATDMSEELISNALKDALGCPTSVNITHEPSQLEFVARNSATNEGKQVLQSSHSLQNNASVLSISNTSRRSVDHKGLILKRSVSHNANPMPSGKFAPTRKQTNLQMFASDHYQRREIGHMIHRSRIQPFPDTSSSFMDDDNRNGRNQTRDNCPIGDAIENKHTFLSITSIPHADASIEPYSQDLLFEEAQIDRQQQGRNYFSNSRQNSNNKTYGGLYGSWSCTDIFCPNEKTGKKKPITKK